Proteins from a single region of Streptomyces sp. TN58:
- a CDS encoding Bcr/CflA family multidrug efflux MFS transporter, which produces MSERGPATAPPHGPSPESPSASVSAPLKAARRTSLLVTFVLGGLTALPPLSMDMYLPALPQVTESLRSPAATIQLTLTACLAGMALGQLVIGPMSDRWGRRRPLLAGMAVYVLATAICALAPTSELLISFRLLQGLAGAAGVVIARAVVRDLYDGDEMARFFSTLMLISGAAPIVAPLIGGQVLRFADWRGVFVVLTGVGTVLTLMVWRGLAETLPPERRHTGGVGSALRTMRGLLGDRVFTGYTLTGGFAFAALFSYISASPFVVQEIYGASPQTFSLLFGLNSVGLILVGQINGKLLVGRVSLDKVLAVGLAVVAAATVSLLLMATGAFGEVGLTPIATALFVLMSAMGIVLPNTNAQALMRTPHAAGSASALLGTCSFLVGAIASPLVGIAGEDTAVPMALVQLVCAVLSAGCFLALCRPWRKPGAQAAPAPAGE; this is translated from the coding sequence ATGTCGGAGAGAGGCCCCGCGACGGCACCCCCGCACGGCCCGTCGCCCGAATCGCCCTCCGCGTCCGTCTCCGCGCCCCTGAAGGCAGCACGCCGTACGAGCCTGCTCGTGACGTTCGTACTCGGCGGGCTGACCGCCCTCCCGCCCCTCTCCATGGACATGTACCTGCCGGCTCTGCCACAGGTCACCGAGTCCCTGCGGAGCCCCGCCGCGACGATCCAGCTGACCCTCACCGCCTGCCTCGCCGGCATGGCCCTGGGCCAGCTCGTCATCGGCCCGATGAGCGACAGGTGGGGCCGGCGCCGGCCGCTGCTCGCCGGGATGGCCGTCTACGTCCTGGCCACCGCGATCTGCGCCCTCGCCCCGACCTCCGAGCTGCTGATCTCCTTCCGGCTGCTCCAGGGACTGGCCGGCGCCGCCGGGGTCGTCATCGCGCGCGCCGTCGTACGCGACCTGTACGACGGCGACGAGATGGCCCGTTTCTTCTCCACCCTGATGTTGATATCCGGGGCCGCCCCGATCGTCGCGCCGCTGATCGGCGGCCAGGTGCTGCGCTTCGCCGACTGGCGGGGCGTCTTCGTCGTCCTCACCGGCGTCGGCACCGTCCTGACCCTGATGGTCTGGCGCGGCCTCGCCGAGACCCTGCCGCCCGAGCGGCGGCACACCGGCGGCGTCGGTTCCGCACTGCGGACCATGCGCGGCCTGCTCGGCGACCGGGTCTTCACCGGCTACACCCTGACCGGCGGCTTCGCCTTCGCCGCACTCTTCTCCTACATCTCCGCCTCCCCCTTCGTGGTGCAGGAGATCTACGGGGCTTCGCCGCAGACCTTCTCCCTGCTCTTCGGCCTGAACTCCGTCGGCCTGATCCTCGTCGGCCAGATCAACGGCAAGCTGCTGGTCGGCCGGGTCAGCCTGGACAAGGTGCTGGCCGTCGGGCTCGCGGTCGTCGCGGCCGCCACGGTGTCCCTGCTGCTGATGGCGACGGGGGCCTTCGGCGAGGTCGGGCTGACCCCCATCGCCACAGCGCTGTTCGTCCTGATGTCCGCGATGGGCATCGTGCTGCCGAACACCAACGCGCAGGCGCTGATGCGGACCCCGCACGCGGCCGGATCGGCCTCGGCGCTGCTGGGCACCTGCTCGTTCCTGGTCGGCGCGATCGCGTCGCCGCTGGTGGGCATCGCGGGTGAGGACACGGCCGTTCCGATGGCGCTGGTGCAGCTGGTGTGCGCGGTGCTCTCGGCGGGCTGCTTCCTG
- a CDS encoding GNAT family N-acetyltransferase — protein MSADAAPPAFEERGPGRDAGPRVAGFAEAGVPAALAAQVADLEAQAWPGSTPGHDPALTPRTLLLVDDEGTVGAALSLLYKEIRLGARTYRAAGLSAVVTRTAVRGQGLGGRLVAAARAELAADPAVDLALFSCDRPLAPFYEAAGFAPLPGTVLVGGTPEEPLATDTPGFDKVVPAAFFTDTPAEDREAFTGVRVPLHPGSIDRLW, from the coding sequence GTGAGCGCCGACGCGGCGCCTCCGGCGTTCGAGGAGCGGGGCCCGGGGCGGGACGCGGGCCCGCGGGTGGCCGGCTTCGCCGAGGCCGGCGTACCCGCCGCGCTGGCTGCCCAGGTCGCCGACCTGGAAGCGCAGGCCTGGCCCGGCTCCACCCCGGGGCACGACCCGGCGCTCACGCCGCGCACCCTCCTGCTCGTCGACGACGAGGGAACGGTCGGCGCCGCCCTGTCGCTGCTGTACAAGGAGATCCGGCTCGGCGCCCGCACCTACCGCGCCGCCGGGCTGAGCGCCGTCGTCACACGGACCGCGGTGCGCGGCCAGGGCCTGGGTGGCCGGCTGGTGGCCGCCGCCCGGGCGGAACTCGCGGCGGACCCGGCCGTCGACCTGGCGCTGTTCAGCTGCGACCGGCCCCTGGCACCGTTCTACGAGGCGGCCGGCTTCGCGCCGCTGCCCGGCACGGTCCTCGTCGGCGGCACCCCCGAGGAGCCGCTGGCCACCGACACCCCGGGCTTCGACAAAGTGGTGCCGGCGGCCTTCTTCACCGACACCCCGGCCGAGGACCGCGAGGCCTTCACCGGCGTACGCGTCCCCCTGCACCCCGGGAGCATCGACCGGCTCTGGTGA
- a CDS encoding PhzF family phenazine biosynthesis protein: MTDTEVLRYTAFSGDPDGGNPAGVVLDASGLDDAAMLEIAAGLGYSETAFLTGPPEELGGQEGRSFTVRYFSPKAEVPFCGHATVATAVALAERIGPGELLLATRAGTVPVSVTAEGGRLRATLTSVEPHTEEIGAADLAEALAALDWPQADLDPAFAPRIAYAGARHLVLGAATRVRLADLDYDFARLEALMRRLDLTTVQLVHRAGPAEFHVRDPFPVGGVVEDPATGAAAAAFGAYARELGLVPEEAVLTLHQGTDMGRPGVLTVELRAGDPRVRVGGTAVRIP, translated from the coding sequence ATGACCGATACCGAGGTACTGCGCTACACCGCCTTCTCCGGCGACCCCGACGGCGGCAACCCCGCCGGGGTCGTGCTCGACGCCTCAGGGCTGGACGACGCCGCGATGCTGGAGATCGCCGCCGGGCTGGGCTACAGCGAGACGGCCTTCCTCACCGGCCCGCCCGAGGAGCTGGGCGGACAGGAGGGCCGGTCCTTCACCGTGCGCTACTTCAGCCCCAAGGCCGAGGTCCCCTTCTGCGGCCACGCCACCGTCGCCACCGCCGTCGCGCTCGCGGAGCGCATCGGCCCCGGCGAACTGCTCCTCGCCACCCGCGCGGGAACCGTACCGGTGTCCGTCACCGCCGAGGGCGGCCGCCTGCGGGCCACGCTGACCAGCGTCGAGCCGCACACCGAGGAGATCGGCGCCGCCGACCTCGCCGAGGCCCTGGCCGCGCTCGACTGGCCGCAGGCCGACCTCGACCCGGCGTTCGCGCCGAGGATCGCCTACGCCGGAGCCCGCCACCTGGTGCTCGGCGCCGCCACCCGGGTCCGCCTCGCGGACCTCGACTACGACTTCGCCCGGCTGGAGGCGCTGATGCGGCGCCTGGACCTCACCACGGTCCAGCTGGTCCACCGCGCCGGCCCGGCGGAGTTCCACGTACGCGACCCGTTCCCGGTCGGCGGCGTCGTCGAGGACCCGGCGACCGGGGCCGCTGCGGCCGCCTTCGGCGCGTACGCCCGCGAGCTCGGCCTGGTCCCCGAGGAGGCCGTGCTGACCCTCCACCAGGGCACGGACATGGGCCGTCCGGGCGTCCTCACGGTGGAGCTGCGCGCGGGCGACCCCCGCGTCCGCGTCGGCGGCACCGCGGTCCGCATCCCGTGA
- a CDS encoding SDR family oxidoreductase: MDERTKKIAVVTGAGSGIGRSVALALAAAGWAVALAGRRAEPLEETAAAAGPDADVLCARADVSDPDDVTRLFESVRDRYGRLDLLFNNAGTFGPGGVPLEDITYEAWRSVVDVNLTGAFLCAQAAFRQMRRQDPQGGRIINNGSISAHVPRPHSIAYTATKHAMTGLTKSLSLDGRPYRIACGQIDIGNAATEMTERMQTGILQANGQLAVEPVMDAADVARTVLHMAELPLEANVQFATVMATSMPYIGRG; encoded by the coding sequence ATGGACGAACGCACGAAGAAGATCGCCGTGGTGACCGGCGCGGGCTCCGGAATCGGCCGCTCCGTGGCCCTGGCCCTGGCCGCGGCCGGATGGGCCGTGGCCCTGGCCGGCCGCCGGGCCGAGCCGCTGGAGGAGACCGCCGCCGCGGCCGGGCCCGACGCCGACGTGCTGTGCGCCCGCGCCGACGTGTCCGACCCGGACGACGTGACTCGGCTGTTCGAGTCAGTGCGCGACCGGTACGGGCGCCTCGACCTCCTCTTCAACAACGCGGGCACCTTCGGGCCAGGCGGGGTGCCGCTGGAGGACATCACCTACGAGGCCTGGCGCTCCGTCGTGGACGTCAACCTGACCGGCGCCTTCCTCTGCGCACAGGCCGCCTTCCGCCAGATGAGGCGGCAGGACCCGCAGGGCGGCCGCATCATCAACAACGGCTCCATCTCCGCCCACGTGCCCCGCCCGCACTCGATCGCCTACACCGCCACCAAGCACGCCATGACCGGCCTGACGAAGTCCCTGTCGCTGGACGGGCGCCCGTACCGGATCGCCTGCGGCCAGATCGACATCGGGAACGCGGCGACGGAGATGACCGAGCGGATGCAGACCGGCATCCTCCAGGCCAACGGGCAGCTGGCCGTCGAACCGGTCATGGACGCCGCCGACGTCGCGCGCACCGTCCTGCACATGGCCGAGCTGCCGCTGGAGGCGAACGTGCAGTTCGCGACGGTGATGGCCACGTCCATGCCGTACATCGGCCGAGGCTGA